A genomic region of Lysinibacillus sp. 2017 contains the following coding sequences:
- a CDS encoding transcriptional regulator codes for MYVKEVEILDEEVIIELPNELMAQMERKFGPSTKGNGNITYLAAREYTKHMQPNQIREALMKGYVEMSQINLTICSECLHAEYEAEHMVERLVSGG; via the coding sequence TTGTACGTAAAAGAAGTAGAAATTTTAGATGAAGAAGTAATTATTGAGTTACCAAATGAATTAATGGCGCAAATGGAAAGAAAATTTGGACCAAGTACGAAAGGTAATGGAAATATTACGTACTTAGCTGCTCGAGAATATACAAAGCATATGCAACCAAATCAAATACGGGAAGCTTTAATGAAAGGCTATGTGGAAATGTCGCAAATTAATCTGACAATTTGCAGTGAGTGCTTGCATGCAGAATATGAAGCGGAACATATGGTGGAGCGTCTCGTAAGCGGGGGATGA
- a CDS encoding carboxylesterase translates to MKTGVLFLHGFSGGPYEVQPFADYIKEQTDWTISIPTFSGHGVAEHLMMKGYKAEHWMMEAEIAYRKLAKQVDEVIVVGFSMGGVIAMYLAIRYKVKKLVLLSAAAKYVSPSQLVKDIRFMANDAIHKKLQDNELFARYKFKFKNVPLSATIEFMKVVQKTAPYISNINCPTFIVQGLLDGIVPSTTGPFLFDQIGSKEKYMYISKYGKHHICYSDDSDQWFDEVYRFLRNE, encoded by the coding sequence ATGAAAACGGGCGTACTCTTTTTACATGGATTTTCTGGGGGACCTTATGAAGTGCAGCCATTCGCAGATTATATAAAAGAACAAACCGACTGGACAATCTCCATTCCAACATTTTCTGGTCACGGAGTAGCGGAGCATTTAATGATGAAGGGCTATAAAGCGGAACACTGGATGATGGAGGCGGAAATTGCCTATCGTAAACTCGCAAAGCAAGTGGATGAAGTGATTGTCGTTGGCTTTTCAATGGGTGGCGTGATTGCCATGTATTTAGCAATTCGTTATAAAGTAAAGAAGCTCGTATTACTAAGCGCTGCAGCAAAATATGTAAGCCCTAGTCAATTAGTAAAAGATATTCGTTTTATGGCGAATGATGCGATACATAAAAAATTGCAGGACAATGAATTATTCGCACGTTATAAATTTAAATTTAAAAATGTACCGCTAAGTGCAACGATAGAATTTATGAAGGTTGTTCAAAAAACAGCACCGTATATTTCGAATATTAATTGTCCAACATTCATCGTTCAAGGCTTACTGGATGGCATTGTACCGAGCACTACAGGGCCATTTTTATTCGATCAAATTGGGTCAAAAGAAAAGTATATGTATATTTCGAAATATGGGAAGCATCATATTTGTTATAGCGATGACAGTGATCAATGGTTCGATGAAGTGTATCGATTTTTAAGGAATGAATGA
- a CDS encoding rhomboid family intramembrane serine protease — protein sequence MFIRRENFKQYITLYPVVSSIIALNLIIYLLTLIPGFGEDLIYAGMSVNALIAAGEWWRIITSMFIHAGFTHVLFNMFSLFLFGPELEKIAGKIRFLTIYFLAGIFGEAATYLTQDPYYASVGASGAIYGIFGAFAALVYYTRNLFPQLKQIILPLIVISVIMSFVTPNINIAAHLGGLVAGFILGIVYFNPKNMLRWRKKQIKRVK from the coding sequence ATGTTCATTCGTAGAGAAAATTTTAAACAATACATTACGTTATATCCAGTAGTATCGTCAATTATTGCGCTCAATCTTATTATTTATTTACTGACATTAATTCCCGGCTTTGGAGAAGACCTTATTTATGCAGGCATGAGTGTAAATGCATTAATCGCTGCTGGTGAATGGTGGCGTATTATTACATCTATGTTCATTCATGCTGGATTTACACATGTGCTTTTTAATATGTTCTCGCTCTTTTTATTTGGACCTGAGCTCGAGAAAATCGCAGGAAAAATACGCTTTTTAACGATTTACTTTTTAGCGGGTATCTTCGGAGAGGCTGCAACCTACCTAACGCAAGATCCTTACTATGCAAGTGTTGGGGCTAGCGGTGCAATTTACGGTATTTTTGGTGCGTTCGCTGCACTTGTTTACTATACACGTAACTTATTCCCACAGCTGAAACAAATTATTTTGCCTTTAATTGTCATTAGTGTCATTATGTCCTTCGTAACACCAAACATAAATATTGCCGCGCATTTAGGTGGTCTTGTAGCAGGGTTTATTTTAGGTATTGTTTATTTCAATCCCAAAAATATGCTACGTTGGCGAAAAAAACAAATTAAACGCGTAAAATAA
- a CDS encoding type II toxin-antitoxin system PemK/MazF family toxin: MIVKRGDVFFADLSPVIGSEQGGTRPVLIIQNDIGNRFSPTVIIAAITAQIQKAKLPTHVEIDAKKYGFERDSVILLEQLRTIDKSRLTDRITQLDAKLMQEVDIALGISLGLVKF, from the coding sequence TTGATTGTAAAACGTGGAGACGTTTTTTTTGCTGACCTATCACCTGTTATAGGTTCGGAACAGGGTGGTACTAGACCTGTTCTTATAATTCAAAATGATATCGGAAATCGTTTTAGTCCTACTGTTATCATTGCTGCAATTACAGCGCAAATTCAAAAAGCAAAATTACCAACACATGTTGAAATCGATGCTAAGAAGTACGGTTTCGAACGCGATTCGGTAATTTTGCTTGAACAATTGCGTACAATTGATAAATCACGATTAACAGATCGGATAACACAGCTAGATGCAAAATTAATGCAAGAAGTCGATATTGCACTTGGCATTAGTTTAGGACTTGTTAAATTTTAA
- a CDS encoding DEAD/DEAH box helicase produces MTNFSELNISESTLRSIKRMGFEEATPIQEGTVKFAMDGRDVLGQAQTGTGKTAAFGIPLIEKIDPKNPNIQALVIAPTRELAIQVSEELYKLGFDKRVKLLSVYGGQEIGRQIRALKNHPQIIVGTPGRIQDHINRRTLRLDEVQTLVLDEADEMLNMGFIDDINAILENVPSTRQTLLFSATMPPAIRKIAETFMKNPEIVKIKTKELTMENIEQFYVKATDREKFDALSRLLDSQKPELAIIFGRTKRRVDELSQALGLRGFIAEGIHGDLSQAKRISVLRQFKEGKIDILIATDVAARGLDISGVTHVFNFDIPQDPESYVHRIGRTGRAGKSGIAVTFVTPREMGYLRIVEETTKKRMTPLRPPSSEEALVGLQEDAMKSLVQLVQNNDLGNYRELAAQLLENNEALDLVAAALKSITKEPDATPVSLSEERPLPMRRSGNGGGGGGRGRGGNDRGRGGRGGDRRSGNGGGGDRRREGSASRSGSASRDGGRREGGARREGGSPAPSRDRRPRQRRED; encoded by the coding sequence TTGACAAATTTTTCAGAATTAAATATTAGTGAATCTACATTACGTTCAATTAAACGTATGGGATTTGAAGAAGCAACACCAATCCAAGAAGGTACAGTTAAGTTTGCAATGGATGGCCGTGACGTATTAGGTCAGGCGCAAACTGGTACAGGTAAAACAGCTGCATTTGGTATTCCTTTAATCGAGAAAATTGATCCAAAAAACCCAAATATCCAAGCTTTAGTAATTGCCCCAACTCGTGAATTAGCAATCCAAGTTTCAGAAGAACTTTATAAATTAGGCTTTGATAAACGCGTAAAATTATTATCAGTTTATGGTGGTCAAGAAATCGGTCGTCAAATCCGTGCTCTTAAAAACCATCCACAAATTATTGTTGGGACACCAGGTCGTATTCAAGACCATATTAACCGTCGTACATTACGCTTAGATGAAGTTCAAACTTTAGTATTAGACGAAGCAGATGAAATGTTAAACATGGGCTTCATTGATGACATTAACGCGATTTTAGAAAACGTGCCATCAACTCGTCAAACATTATTATTCTCTGCAACAATGCCTCCAGCAATCCGTAAAATTGCTGAGACATTCATGAAGAACCCAGAAATCGTTAAAATTAAAACGAAAGAATTAACAATGGAAAACATCGAACAATTCTACGTGAAAGCAACTGATCGTGAAAAATTCGATGCATTATCTCGTTTATTAGACTCTCAAAAACCAGAATTAGCAATCATCTTCGGCCGTACAAAACGCCGTGTTGATGAGCTTTCTCAAGCTTTAGGTTTACGTGGTTTCATAGCTGAAGGTATCCATGGTGATTTATCTCAAGCAAAACGTATTTCTGTATTACGTCAATTCAAAGAAGGTAAAATTGACATCCTAATCGCAACTGATGTTGCTGCTCGTGGGTTAGATATCTCAGGTGTAACACATGTTTTCAACTTCGATATTCCACAAGATCCTGAGTCTTATGTTCACCGTATCGGTCGTACAGGTCGTGCAGGTAAATCTGGTATTGCTGTAACATTCGTAACACCTCGTGAAATGGGTTACTTACGTATCGTAGAAGAAACTACGAAAAAACGTATGACTCCTTTACGTCCACCATCATCTGAAGAAGCTTTAGTTGGCTTACAAGAAGATGCGATGAAATCATTAGTGCAATTAGTACAAAACAATGACTTAGGTAACTATCGTGAATTAGCAGCTCAGTTATTAGAAAATAACGAAGCGTTAGATTTAGTTGCTGCAGCATTAAAATCAATCACTAAAGAACCTGATGCTACACCAGTATCATTATCTGAAGAACGTCCACTTCCAATGCGTCGTAGTGGTAATGGCGGAGGCGGCGGAGGCCGTGGCCGTGGTGGTAATGATCGTGGTCGTGGAGGCCGTGGTGGTGACCGTCGTAGTGGTAATGGCGGTGGTGGAGATCGTCGTCGTGAAGGTAGCGCAAGCCGTAGTGGTAGCGCAAGCCGTGATGGAGGTCGCCGTGAAGGTGGTGCCCGTCGCGAAGGTGGAAGCCCAGCTCCAAGTCGTGACCGTCGTCCTCGTCAACGTCGCGAAGACTAA
- a CDS encoding PH domain-containing protein has product MREQPKYQLPKKAQIVWRLYGIIQTIILAIVAAGVVFVTKRFDWPEWIMWVSIGVVILSIICSIVIFPSIRWKIWRYEVREQEIEIQSGLFVVTRTLIPMVRVQHVDTEQGPILKKYNIANISISSAATVHTIPMLELEEADLLRMKISELARVAEEDV; this is encoded by the coding sequence GTGAGAGAGCAACCAAAGTATCAGTTACCAAAAAAAGCACAAATTGTTTGGCGTTTATACGGAATCATTCAAACCATTATTTTAGCTATTGTCGCAGCAGGTGTAGTTTTTGTAACGAAAAGATTTGATTGGCCAGAGTGGATTATGTGGGTATCAATTGGCGTAGTAATCCTTTCTATAATTTGTTCGATTGTTATTTTTCCAAGCATTCGTTGGAAAATTTGGCGTTATGAAGTACGTGAGCAAGAAATTGAAATTCAAAGTGGATTATTTGTCGTGACGCGTACACTTATTCCAATGGTACGCGTGCAACATGTAGATACGGAACAGGGTCCCATATTAAAAAAATACAATATCGCGAATATCTCCATTTCTTCGGCTGCAACCGTACATACGATTCCAATGTTAGAGCTTGAAGAAGCAGATCTGTTAAGGATGAAAATTTCAGAACTAGCAAGGGTGGCGGAAGAAGATGTCTAA
- the acpS gene encoding holo-ACP synthase, whose translation MIKGIGLDLVELARIEKMITRSEKFQQRILTLRELAIFETLSPSRKVEFLAGRFAAKEAYSKANGTGIGEGCELHQIEILKDEIGKPILYFNGMRVNGFISITHTHTTAAAQVILMN comes from the coding sequence ATGATTAAAGGAATTGGACTAGATTTAGTCGAATTAGCTCGAATAGAAAAGATGATAACGCGATCGGAAAAATTTCAGCAAAGGATTTTAACATTGCGCGAGCTCGCAATCTTTGAAACACTTTCACCGTCTCGAAAGGTTGAATTTTTAGCAGGACGATTTGCTGCAAAAGAAGCGTATTCAAAGGCAAATGGTACGGGCATTGGAGAAGGGTGCGAGCTGCATCAGATTGAAATTTTAAAAGACGAGATTGGGAAACCAATTCTTTACTTTAATGGTATGCGCGTAAATGGTTTTATTTCGATTACACATACGCATACTACGGCAGCTGCACAAGTAATCTTAATGAACTAA
- a CDS encoding PH domain-containing protein — protein MSNEKKKLHPVTAIINVVKALKDLLFPIIIILVANGFNLNFDYKDENFFSEMVPLLILVVVVVWTMVNGLIKWITFSYWFEDRELRVEYGLFVKKKRYIPFERIQNLNYKEGIFHRFFKLVQVQVETAGSKNGKPEAELTAVTREAADEIEIQMKRAKEQGVVEEDSQIQNTVEASSTPIHKMKIPELLLLATTSSGIGVVLAGVFAVISQFAEFIPFDRIYDEMAFLLKYSFIVIAILIAMGLLLTWIISVGITCLNYYNFTVTKEQERLIITRGLIEKKRVTIPLHRVQAIKIVENPLQQLFGLASVAVESAGGGFSGEADKKIILFPLIAKKEAIQPLMALFPDYEFTMAPSVQPPKKAQRFFYRMDFLWVTPTIAALSYFLYPYGLLSLLLVILILLLGKWQFKTTGYSIKGQQLTIVSRSISRVTFFAMKNRIQVTKGSQTYFQKRKEIGSAKIVVMSGMTGASATVRHIDRQEIEKILKWYER, from the coding sequence ATGTCTAATGAAAAAAAGAAACTTCATCCAGTTACCGCCATTATTAACGTAGTTAAAGCGTTAAAGGATTTGCTTTTTCCTATCATTATTATTTTAGTAGCCAATGGTTTTAACTTGAATTTTGATTACAAAGATGAAAACTTTTTTAGTGAGATGGTTCCGCTACTTATCCTTGTAGTTGTCGTAGTTTGGACTATGGTCAATGGGTTAATTAAATGGATAACCTTTTCGTATTGGTTTGAAGATCGTGAATTACGTGTTGAATATGGACTGTTTGTAAAGAAGAAGCGATACATTCCATTTGAAAGAATTCAAAATCTAAATTATAAAGAAGGAATTTTCCATCGTTTCTTTAAGCTAGTTCAAGTGCAAGTTGAAACAGCAGGTAGCAAAAATGGAAAGCCTGAAGCAGAATTAACAGCTGTAACAAGAGAAGCAGCTGATGAAATTGAAATTCAAATGAAGCGAGCGAAGGAACAGGGAGTAGTGGAAGAAGATTCACAAATACAGAATACAGTGGAAGCGTCTTCTACTCCTATTCATAAAATGAAAATTCCTGAATTATTATTACTAGCAACAACTTCAAGTGGGATTGGTGTAGTATTAGCTGGGGTATTCGCAGTGATCTCACAATTTGCGGAGTTTATTCCATTTGATCGTATTTATGATGAAATGGCGTTTTTACTGAAATATAGCTTTATTGTAATCGCGATCTTAATTGCTATGGGGCTGCTATTAACATGGATCATTTCAGTGGGAATTACCTGCTTAAATTATTATAATTTTACTGTCACGAAGGAGCAGGAACGCCTTATTATTACGCGGGGGTTAATTGAAAAAAAGCGTGTGACGATTCCACTGCATCGCGTGCAAGCAATTAAAATTGTTGAAAATCCATTGCAGCAACTATTTGGCTTAGCATCTGTCGCAGTAGAAAGCGCGGGTGGTGGTTTTAGTGGAGAAGCGGATAAAAAAATTATTTTATTCCCACTTATTGCAAAAAAAGAAGCGATACAGCCGTTAATGGCTCTTTTTCCAGATTATGAATTTACGATGGCACCATCCGTTCAACCACCAAAAAAGGCACAGCGATTTTTCTATCGTATGGATTTTTTATGGGTAACCCCAACAATTGCAGCATTATCTTATTTCCTTTACCCATATGGGCTACTGTCACTGCTATTAGTTATTCTAATTTTATTGCTGGGCAAATGGCAGTTTAAAACAACGGGTTATTCGATAAAAGGTCAACAGTTAACCATTGTATCGCGTTCCATCAGTCGTGTTACATTTTTCGCAATGAAAAATCGAATTCAAGTAACAAAAGGGAGCCAAACTTATTTTCAAAAGCGTAAAGAAATTGGTTCTGCGAAAATCGTGGTCATGTCTGGTATGACAGGTGCTTCTGCAACGGTCCGTCATATAGATCGCCAAGAAATTGAAAAAATTTTAAAATGGTATGAACGATAA
- the alr gene encoding alanine racemase gives MENHINYRPTKAVIDLQAIKHNIISLRKHLQPNVQIIAVVKANAYGHGDVKVARAAIEAGATMLAVATPDEAVHMRAHFKEIDILVLGAIPLSFIGYAAEENISLTVFSSEWVEQAKFLLPNSKQVKVHLKIDSGMGRIGVTTKDELLDVYEALSNTTGFMIDGIFTHFATADEEDTLYFDKQVYIFKELLESLPTKPRLVHVANTATALVKDSSLQFDAVRYGISMYGLLPSAYVGEQLPFSLKPAFSLETELVHVKELKAGQSVGYGATFTTQKDCYVGTIPIGYADGMIRKLSGQEVLVNGKRAQIIGRICMDQSMILLPEAYNIGERVVLIGRQFDDEITLDDWATKLETINYEVPCVITSRVPRLYKE, from the coding sequence ATGGAGAATCATATAAACTACCGACCAACAAAAGCCGTCATCGATCTACAAGCGATCAAACATAACATCATTTCACTACGCAAGCATCTTCAACCAAATGTCCAAATTATAGCTGTAGTAAAGGCCAATGCGTATGGACATGGGGATGTAAAAGTAGCAAGAGCGGCCATTGAAGCCGGAGCAACAATGCTAGCAGTAGCAACACCAGATGAAGCGGTACATATGAGAGCACATTTTAAAGAAATCGACATTTTAGTATTAGGAGCAATCCCTCTTTCTTTTATCGGTTATGCAGCCGAGGAAAATATTTCTCTTACTGTTTTTTCCTCAGAGTGGGTAGAGCAAGCAAAATTCTTATTACCTAATTCAAAACAAGTGAAAGTTCACTTGAAAATTGATTCGGGAATGGGACGTATCGGCGTAACGACAAAGGATGAACTACTTGACGTATATGAAGCACTTTCTAATACGACTGGATTTATGATAGATGGTATTTTTACACATTTTGCTACGGCTGATGAAGAAGATACTTTGTACTTTGACAAGCAAGTTTATATATTCAAGGAATTACTCGAGAGTTTGCCTACAAAGCCAAGACTTGTCCATGTGGCAAATACGGCAACAGCATTAGTAAAGGATTCATCTTTGCAATTTGATGCGGTTCGATATGGTATTTCAATGTACGGGTTATTACCATCTGCTTACGTTGGTGAACAACTACCGTTTTCATTAAAGCCTGCATTTTCTTTAGAAACGGAATTAGTTCATGTGAAAGAGTTGAAAGCAGGGCAATCAGTAGGTTATGGTGCGACCTTTACTACACAAAAAGACTGTTATGTCGGAACCATTCCAATCGGCTATGCAGATGGGATGATTCGTAAACTTAGTGGTCAAGAAGTTTTAGTAAACGGAAAACGTGCACAAATTATCGGTAGAATTTGTATGGATCAAAGTATGATTTTATTGCCGGAAGCATATAATATTGGAGAACGAGTCGTGTTAATCGGTCGCCAATTCGATGATGAAATTACACTTGATGATTGGGCAACAAAATTAGAAACAATTAATTATGAAGTACCATGTGTAATTACCTCTCGCGTACCAAGATTATATAAAGAATAG
- a CDS encoding outer membrane lipoprotein carrier protein LolA, giving the protein MKFRMLIVVVASCLMLVACGKATQKEVIQEVSEKWSEAKGYELNATMEVRTGAEPRMYDVNVWHTKPDFYRVTVNTQGDQEKQMIVRNEEGVFVVTPALRKTHKFQSDWPKQNSQAYLIGALAEDLLADNAAVMSEDEENYLFELATRNVEKTALPVQQIAINKKTMLPTKVSVLDESLNEQIIITFKDIKLGVQHKATEYAVEKFSDDEEKQTTSADKENTEFKTYYPTIDWTHTKLTDEFEVQENGKNRIILTYEGEKPFTFMQQPITYDEMTLPVFAPGDPADLGFTIGAVTDHSIQWDQDGMSFFVASTTLSKEELMEVAASVQESSMK; this is encoded by the coding sequence TTGAAATTCCGAATGCTCATTGTAGTAGTAGCTAGTTGCTTAATGTTAGTTGCTTGTGGAAAAGCGACACAGAAGGAAGTTATTCAGGAAGTAAGTGAAAAGTGGAGTGAAGCAAAGGGCTATGAACTAAATGCAACGATGGAAGTTCGAACGGGTGCAGAACCACGAATGTATGACGTTAATGTATGGCATACAAAACCAGACTTTTATCGCGTTACAGTCAATACACAAGGCGATCAAGAGAAACAAATGATTGTTCGCAATGAGGAAGGGGTATTTGTTGTCACACCAGCATTAAGAAAAACGCATAAATTCCAAAGTGACTGGCCAAAACAAAATAGCCAAGCCTATTTAATTGGTGCTTTAGCAGAAGACTTGTTAGCCGATAATGCGGCTGTCATGTCAGAAGATGAAGAAAATTATCTATTTGAATTAGCAACGCGCAATGTAGAAAAAACAGCATTGCCAGTACAACAAATTGCTATTAACAAAAAAACGATGCTGCCAACAAAGGTAAGTGTTCTTGACGAATCCCTTAATGAACAAATTATTATTACCTTTAAGGATATTAAACTAGGCGTTCAACATAAGGCAACGGAGTATGCTGTAGAAAAATTCTCGGATGATGAAGAAAAGCAGACAACAAGTGCCGATAAAGAAAACACAGAGTTTAAAACGTACTATCCAACGATTGACTGGACGCATACAAAACTAACAGATGAATTTGAAGTACAAGAAAATGGTAAGAACCGCATCATTTTAACGTATGAGGGGGAGAAACCATTTACGTTTATGCAGCAACCGATTACTTACGATGAAATGACACTACCTGTTTTTGCACCAGGTGACCCAGCTGATTTAGGCTTTACGATTGGAGCAGTAACAGATCATTCCATTCAATGGGATCAAGATGGTATGTCCTTTTTTGTTGCATCAACGACCTTATCTAAAGAAGAGTTAATGGAAGTTGCTGCGAGTGTACAAGAAAGTAGTATGAAGTAA